A region from the Aquimarina sp. ERC-38 genome encodes:
- a CDS encoding isoprenyl transferase, with product MITKEQLTANIPEHVAIIMDGNGRWAKKQGFFRAVGHENGTKAVREVVEGAVDARIKYLTLYAFSTENWKRPKLEIEALMKILVNSLKKEAPTFHKNQIRLNAIGNLDALPKKAKKELFEVIESTKEYRRMTLTLALSYGSREELIKTIQEISIKVKNSVISPHLINEEVINEHLYTSGLPDVDLLIRTSGEQRISNFLLWQIAYAELYFTDILWPDFKRTHLFEAIYNYQQRERRFGKTSEQLS from the coding sequence ATGATCACTAAAGAACAGCTTACCGCAAACATCCCGGAACATGTAGCTATTATTATGGACGGTAACGGAAGGTGGGCAAAAAAACAAGGATTTTTTAGGGCGGTAGGACATGAAAATGGTACAAAGGCAGTAAGAGAAGTAGTAGAGGGAGCCGTAGATGCCCGTATCAAATACCTAACCTTATATGCTTTTTCTACTGAAAATTGGAAACGACCCAAACTGGAGATAGAGGCTTTAATGAAAATTTTAGTAAATAGCCTTAAAAAAGAGGCTCCTACTTTCCATAAAAATCAGATACGATTAAATGCCATCGGCAACCTGGATGCTTTACCAAAGAAGGCAAAAAAAGAACTTTTTGAAGTTATTGAAAGCACAAAGGAATATCGTAGAATGACATTAACCCTTGCTCTGAGTTATGGTAGCCGGGAAGAGCTTATAAAAACTATCCAAGAAATAAGTATTAAAGTTAAAAATAGTGTAATTTCGCCACATCTTATAAATGAAGAAGTCATTAATGAGCATTTGTATACCTCAGGTTTGCCAGATGTGGATTTATTGATACGAACAAGCGGAGAACAACGTATCAGTAATTTTCTTTTGTGGCAAATAGCGTATGCGGAATTATATTTTACGGATATATTATGGCCGGATTTTAAACGAACACATTTATTTGAAGCCATCTATAATTATCAACAAAGAGAAAGAAGATTTGGAAAAACCAGTGAGCAGCTCAGTTAA
- a CDS encoding DUF6089 family protein, whose protein sequence is MRYFICAVMTLLTSLALQAQTYEVGMMLGGANYIGDVGSTTFISPNDFSIGAIAKWNRSKRHAFRASFLYAGISADDANGDDRREVRDFSFTNSVKELSLGIEYNFWEWYLYDGEPQFTPYLYTGITAFSYGAQVVDAGDNNRIKTYDNTINMAIPMVVGIKKTVSRSFVLGAEIGARYTFTDNLDGSDPDSSVGSGFGNLNNNDWYVFTGLTFSFTWGRIPCYCTF, encoded by the coding sequence ATGAGATATTTCATTTGTGCGGTTATGACTTTACTAACATCACTGGCTCTACAAGCTCAAACCTATGAAGTAGGTATGATGTTAGGTGGGGCTAATTATATTGGTGATGTAGGGTCTACCACCTTTATTTCCCCAAATGATTTCTCGATCGGTGCTATTGCAAAATGGAATCGCAGTAAAAGACATGCGTTCCGTGCTTCTTTCCTATACGCAGGTATTAGTGCAGATGATGCGAACGGAGATGATCGTAGGGAAGTAAGGGATTTCTCCTTTACAAATTCAGTTAAGGAACTATCATTAGGGATAGAATATAATTTTTGGGAATGGTACTTATACGATGGTGAACCCCAGTTCACACCTTACTTATACACAGGTATTACTGCTTTCTCATATGGTGCTCAGGTGGTGGATGCTGGTGATAATAACCGTATTAAAACCTATGACAATACTATCAATATGGCAATTCCTATGGTGGTGGGCATTAAAAAAACGGTAAGTCGTTCCTTTGTACTCGGGGCAGAGATCGGTGCACGATATACGTTTACGGATAACCTGGATGGCAGTGATCCTGACAGTTCGGTAGGAAGCGGATTCGGAAACCTTAATAATAACGACTGGTATGTATTTACCGGACTTACCTTTTCTTTTACCTGGGGCCGAATTCCGTGTTATTGTACATTCTAA
- a CDS encoding pyridoxine 5'-phosphate synthase: MTKLSVNINKIATLRNARGGNTPDILEAARKIQGFGAHGITIHPRPDERHIRYQDARDLKEVVHTEYNIEGNPNRKFMDLVLEVKPTQVTLVPDAVNAITSNAGWDTIRHKDFLKEVIAEFKKNHIRTSIFVDPVDKMVEGAKETGTDRIELYTEDYATGYHKGTKEDAIRPYVAASKIANQLELGINAGHDLSLDNIAYFSQHIEGLLEVSIGHALISESLYMGLENVVQMYLYKLK, encoded by the coding sequence ATGACAAAATTAAGTGTTAATATAAATAAAATTGCCACACTCAGAAATGCCAGAGGGGGCAACACTCCTGATATTTTGGAAGCTGCAAGAAAAATACAGGGGTTTGGAGCACATGGTATTACAATACATCCCCGACCGGATGAACGGCATATTCGGTATCAAGATGCAAGGGATTTAAAAGAAGTGGTACATACGGAGTATAATATTGAAGGGAATCCTAACCGGAAATTTATGGATCTCGTACTAGAGGTAAAACCAACCCAGGTAACCCTGGTTCCAGATGCTGTAAATGCTATCACCAGTAATGCCGGATGGGATACTATCCGACACAAAGATTTTTTAAAAGAGGTTATTGCTGAATTCAAAAAAAATCATATTCGAACTTCTATTTTTGTAGATCCGGTGGATAAAATGGTGGAAGGAGCAAAAGAAACGGGTACGGACAGGATTGAGTTGTATACGGAGGATTATGCTACCGGATATCATAAAGGAACTAAAGAAGATGCCATACGCCCATATGTAGCAGCTTCAAAAATTGCAAATCAATTAGAATTAGGTATCAATGCCGGACATGACTTATCATTAGATAATATTGCCTATTTTTCTCAACATATTGAAGGTTTATTAGAAGTTTCTATAGGTCATGCTTTAATTAGTGAATCTTTATATATGGGGTTGGAGAACGTGGTACAGATGTATTTATACAAATTGAAATAA
- the murI gene encoding glutamate racemase has product MDSRPIGVFDSGIGGTSIWKEIVKVLPLENTIYLSDSANAPYGLKSKDAIKKLCVKNTEELLQYDVKLIVVACNTATTNAISYLRERYTLPFIGIEPAIKPAALHSKTKVIGVLATKGTLSSNLFSKTSEKITDVIKILEVEGNGLVELIEQDQIYSEEMYSLLNNYLQPLVAAQMDYLVLGCSHYPYLIPVIKMIIPDHITIIDSGEAVARQTKAVLQKENKINTGLQEVLRKHTFYTNSKPGILKNMLQPLSENLGIYHKVF; this is encoded by the coding sequence ATGGATAGTCGTCCTATAGGGGTTTTTGATTCTGGTATTGGTGGTACGTCCATCTGGAAAGAGATTGTAAAAGTGCTACCTTTAGAAAATACCATCTACCTGTCTGATAGTGCCAATGCTCCTTATGGTCTTAAATCAAAGGATGCTATTAAAAAACTTTGTGTAAAAAACACCGAAGAACTTTTACAATATGATGTAAAACTCATTGTTGTAGCCTGTAATACAGCAACTACGAATGCAATCAGCTATTTACGAGAACGTTATACCCTACCCTTTATAGGCATTGAACCGGCTATTAAACCGGCAGCTTTACATTCTAAAACAAAGGTTATTGGAGTATTAGCAACCAAAGGAACTTTGTCCAGCAACCTGTTTTCCAAAACTTCAGAAAAGATAACAGATGTAATTAAAATTTTGGAAGTTGAAGGTAACGGCCTGGTAGAATTGATAGAACAAGATCAGATTTATTCAGAAGAAATGTACTCACTCTTAAACAACTATCTACAACCCTTAGTTGCTGCTCAAATGGATTATCTCGTCCTGGGTTGTAGTCATTACCCTTATTTAATCCCGGTTATTAAAATGATAATCCCGGATCATATTACTATTATAGATTCCGGAGAGGCTGTAGCCAGACAAACAAAAGCTGTCTTACAAAAAGAAAATAAAATTAACACCGGATTACAAGAAGTTCTGAGAAAACATACATTTTATACAAACAGCAAACCCGGAATACTTAAAAATATGCTACAACCTTTATCAGAAAACTTAGGTATTTATCATAAAGTGTTCTAA
- a CDS encoding BamA/OMP85 family outer membrane protein → MKPSIIINKEKEDLEKPVSSSVNKKATHTTLTLLTLLILILGTTLLSAQKLPGINGKEYIVGDIKITGITTYNENTVITFTGLKKGDKITLPGDRISKIIKKLWDLELFSDINFYITSVEGNVANLEINIQEVPELKEARIVGVKKGKAETLVKDNGLIKGTKVTENLLTTTRNFIVNKYKKEGFLNTKVAINTTKVEDTVPTNKVNMVVRIDKGERVKVDAINIAGNEKLSDKKIKAAMKNTKVKEPLRFWKRSKYIKNDFKEDKESIVSKYKEKGYRDARIIADTLIKNEDNTVTLNLEVEEGKRYYFGDIKFLGNSVYTDRQLARQLVIKKGDVYNGVLLEKQIQDNTKPDADDLTNLYQNNGYLFSNIDAVETKVRNDTIDFEIRIREGKLVRFDHITVSGNERTNDQVVYRILRTKPGQTYSKDLVVRTVREIGQLGFFDPEQLEPQFQNANPQAGTIDINYPVVEKGASQIELQGGYGGGRFIGTLGLAFNNFSIHNIFKKEAYTPLPMGDGQTLRIRAQASQIFQTYSLSFIEPWLGGKRPFQFSSSFSHTIQFQFDRGTGRIIEDQRFLITGGSLGIAKRLNWPDNYFTLSQSISFQHFGLRNFNTALFSFGNNGFSNNLAYTIGINRNNTAINPIFPTSGSDFNITAKFSLPYSLWDGKNYEELATERENLTQELIKIQADNPNLRDQRGQLRIGTPGVAQFMRANDRIEEIDQDRFDWLEYYKVKFDGDWYTSLFKIGKYPIVLRSSVEYGFLGAYNNNRGNIPFERFSLGGDGLNQGNFNQVEVVGLRGYENQSIIPENRFVDGGSLRDGSTIYDKYSLELRYPVTLKPSASIYLLSFLEGGSAYDNFRDFNPFQLKRSAGAGLRIFMPAFGLLGIDFGYGFDPQPGEIGAHGWETHFIIGQQF, encoded by the coding sequence TTGAAGCCATCTATAATTATCAACAAAGAGAAAGAAGATTTGGAAAAACCAGTGAGCAGCTCAGTTAATAAGAAGGCAACACACACAACACTTACCTTACTAACCCTACTAATTTTAATCCTTGGCACTACATTACTTTCTGCTCAGAAACTTCCTGGCATTAATGGTAAGGAATATATCGTCGGAGATATTAAGATTACCGGTATCACTACTTACAATGAAAATACGGTAATTACCTTTACCGGGTTAAAAAAAGGGGATAAAATTACACTTCCGGGAGACCGCATCAGTAAGATCATTAAAAAGCTCTGGGATCTGGAGCTGTTTAGCGATATTAATTTTTATATCACGAGTGTAGAAGGTAATGTGGCAAATCTTGAAATCAATATCCAGGAGGTACCTGAATTAAAAGAAGCCCGTATTGTAGGGGTGAAAAAAGGAAAAGCAGAAACGCTTGTCAAAGATAACGGATTAATTAAAGGTACTAAGGTTACTGAAAATTTACTTACCACTACCCGTAATTTTATCGTTAATAAGTATAAAAAAGAAGGCTTTTTAAATACTAAAGTGGCTATAAACACCACTAAAGTGGAAGATACAGTGCCTACGAACAAAGTAAATATGGTCGTACGTATTGACAAAGGAGAGCGGGTAAAAGTAGACGCAATTAATATTGCCGGAAATGAAAAACTATCGGACAAAAAGATCAAAGCGGCCATGAAAAATACCAAGGTTAAAGAGCCTTTACGCTTCTGGAAACGGTCCAAGTACATTAAAAACGATTTTAAAGAAGATAAAGAAAGTATTGTCAGTAAATATAAGGAGAAAGGATATCGTGATGCACGTATAATTGCCGACACTCTGATCAAGAATGAAGACAATACCGTAACTTTAAATCTGGAAGTAGAAGAAGGAAAGCGGTACTACTTCGGTGATATTAAGTTTTTAGGGAATAGTGTGTATACCGATCGGCAATTAGCCCGACAGTTAGTGATTAAAAAAGGGGATGTCTACAATGGGGTGTTGCTGGAAAAACAAATTCAGGATAATACAAAACCGGATGCGGATGATCTGACTAATTTATATCAAAATAACGGATATTTATTTTCTAACATAGATGCGGTAGAAACCAAAGTTAGAAACGACACGATCGATTTTGAAATCCGAATCCGGGAAGGAAAACTTGTTCGTTTTGATCATATCACCGTTTCCGGAAATGAAAGAACAAATGATCAGGTAGTCTATCGAATCCTACGAACCAAACCCGGACAAACTTACAGTAAAGATTTGGTGGTACGAACCGTCCGTGAAATCGGACAACTAGGTTTCTTTGACCCAGAACAGTTAGAACCACAATTCCAAAATGCCAATCCGCAAGCAGGAACCATTGATATTAATTATCCGGTAGTAGAAAAAGGGGCCAGCCAGATTGAGCTACAGGGTGGTTACGGAGGTGGCCGGTTTATCGGTACCCTGGGGTTAGCTTTTAATAATTTTTCTATTCATAATATATTTAAAAAAGAAGCCTACACTCCTTTACCTATGGGTGACGGACAGACCTTACGGATTCGTGCGCAGGCAAGTCAGATTTTTCAAACTTATAGTTTAAGTTTTATCGAACCCTGGTTGGGTGGTAAAAGGCCCTTTCAATTTTCATCCTCATTTTCTCATACCATACAGTTTCAGTTTGACCGGGGCACCGGAAGGATTATTGAAGACCAGCGCTTCTTAATTACCGGTGGTTCTCTAGGAATAGCAAAACGGCTTAACTGGCCGGATAATTACTTTACCTTGTCTCAGTCTATTAGTTTTCAACATTTCGGATTACGTAACTTTAATACGGCACTCTTCTCTTTTGGAAACAATGGTTTCTCCAATAATTTAGCTTACACGATTGGTATTAACCGAAATAATACGGCTATTAACCCTATTTTCCCTACTTCAGGTTCTGATTTTAATATTACCGCAAAATTCTCCTTACCCTACTCCTTATGGGATGGAAAAAATTACGAAGAACTTGCTACCGAGAGAGAAAATCTTACCCAAGAATTGATAAAGATACAGGCTGATAACCCTAATCTAAGGGACCAAAGAGGACAACTTCGGATTGGTACGCCGGGTGTTGCTCAATTTATGAGAGCCAATGATCGTATTGAAGAAATTGATCAGGATCGTTTTGACTGGCTGGAATATTACAAAGTTAAATTTGATGGAGATTGGTATACTTCGCTTTTCAAGATTGGTAAATACCCTATAGTATTAAGATCATCTGTAGAATATGGATTTCTAGGTGCTTATAACAATAACAGGGGGAACATACCATTTGAACGATTTTCTCTAGGAGGTGATGGTCTAAATCAGGGTAATTTTAACCAGGTTGAAGTTGTAGGTTTACGTGGATATGAAAACCAATCTATAATCCCGGAGAACCGGTTTGTTGATGGAGGTTCCTTAAGAGATGGTTCTACCATTTATGATAAATATTCATTAGAGCTGCGTTATCCGGTGACCTTAAAACCTTCAGCTTCCATTTACTTATTAAGTTTTTTAGAGGGAGGATCTGCTTATGACAATTTTAGAGATTTTAATCCGTTTCAGTTAAAACGATCCGCTGGTGCAGGATTACGTATTTTTATGCCGGCATTCGGATTGTTAGGAATTGATTTCGGATATGGATTTGATCCGCAACCCGGTGAGATTGGAGCACACGGTTGGGAAACACATTTCATAATTGGTCAGCAATTCTAA
- a CDS encoding NAD kinase, whose product MKVGIYGQFYHEHSGTYIQLLLDTLKKNKAEIFIEKNFLEVINQNDEVEKNYSSFSVFENLDTSYDLLFSIGGDGTILKTITYVKDLGIPIAGINTGRLGFLATIKKEELEESITLLLHNHYKISARTLLSVKTQPPHADFNNLDFAMNEITVSRRNSTSMITVRTTLNNEYLTTYWADGLIVATPTGSTGYSLSCGGPVMTPDASCFVLTPIAPHNLNARPLVIPDNQEIKLEVISREGQYLTSFDSRMHSLPNETTLILKKASFKIKMVVLEHDSFLKTLRKKMLWGEDKRN is encoded by the coding sequence ATGAAAGTTGGAATTTACGGTCAGTTTTATCATGAACATTCAGGTACATATATTCAATTATTATTGGACACCTTGAAGAAAAACAAAGCCGAAATTTTTATTGAAAAAAATTTTCTGGAAGTAATTAACCAAAATGATGAAGTTGAAAAAAATTATTCAAGCTTTTCTGTTTTTGAAAATTTAGATACTTCTTATGACCTCCTGTTTAGCATCGGGGGTGATGGTACTATTTTAAAGACTATCACCTACGTAAAAGACCTGGGAATTCCCATTGCGGGTATTAATACCGGAAGATTGGGTTTTCTGGCTACTATTAAAAAGGAAGAACTGGAGGAGAGTATTACCTTACTACTTCATAACCACTATAAAATATCAGCTCGTACCTTGCTAAGTGTAAAGACGCAACCCCCGCACGCTGATTTTAATAATTTAGATTTTGCCATGAATGAGATTACGGTAAGCCGTAGAAATTCTACCTCTATGATTACCGTACGAACTACTTTAAATAATGAATATCTGACCACCTATTGGGCAGATGGTTTAATTGTAGCAACACCCACAGGTTCTACCGGCTATTCTTTAAGTTGCGGAGGCCCGGTAATGACTCCTGATGCCAGTTGTTTTGTATTAACGCCTATCGCTCCTCACAATTTAAATGCAAGACCCTTAGTAATTCCGGATAACCAGGAAATTAAACTGGAGGTAATAAGTCGCGAAGGTCAGTATCTCACCTCTTTTGATTCGCGAATGCATTCTTTACCTAATGAAACCACTCTGATTTTAAAGAAGGCTTCTTTTAAAATTAAAATGGTAGTCCTGGAACATGACAGTTTCCTAAAAACACTCCGTAAGAAAATGCTGTGGGGGGAAGATAAGCGCAACTAG
- a CDS encoding expansin EXLX1 family cellulose-binding protein, whose amino-acid sequence MKKLNRLTFGFLFVLCLVHISITSQECNDVVKEGEGTYYDGVAGGSKGNCSSLVAANDFYHAALNNINYDGSNACGSCILVEGPKGKVKLKVVDRCPECKEGDVDMTQEAFSEIAEVIDGRVPIKWHFVPCFNQGSNQKISVHFKEGSSPFWTAIQLRNTNHAVASLEYKNSSNNWIKMNRELFNFFIEPKGITSPMELRATSILGEQLIISNVSINTTTDQQTRLQFNTPETCNNLLSIEELNHSENYEAMTLFPNPVTDYLIINGLEERQWKLLDLNGKLLLNGKNPKIDVTLLAKGVYLIQVEENTFYRFIKRNF is encoded by the coding sequence ATGAAAAAGCTAAATAGGCTAACATTTGGTTTTTTATTCGTATTATGCTTAGTCCATATATCAATAACCAGCCAGGAATGTAACGATGTAGTTAAAGAAGGTGAGGGCACCTATTATGACGGAGTTGCAGGCGGATCCAAGGGGAATTGTTCGTCACTTGTGGCCGCTAATGACTTTTATCATGCGGCATTGAACAATATTAATTATGATGGCAGTAATGCTTGTGGCAGTTGTATCCTGGTTGAAGGCCCTAAAGGTAAGGTAAAACTAAAAGTGGTCGATCGATGTCCCGAATGTAAAGAAGGGGATGTGGATATGACACAAGAAGCGTTCTCAGAAATCGCTGAAGTCATCGATGGGAGAGTACCTATAAAATGGCATTTTGTACCCTGTTTTAATCAAGGTTCCAATCAAAAAATAAGTGTTCATTTTAAAGAAGGTTCTAGCCCATTCTGGACGGCAATTCAACTAAGAAATACAAATCATGCGGTAGCTTCTCTGGAATATAAAAACAGTTCGAATAACTGGATAAAAATGAACAGGGAACTGTTTAATTTTTTTATTGAACCCAAGGGTATAACCAGTCCTATGGAATTAAGAGCTACTTCAATACTGGGAGAACAACTTATTATTTCGAATGTCTCTATAAATACAACTACAGATCAGCAAACTAGGCTTCAGTTTAATACTCCGGAAACTTGTAATAATTTACTTTCTATTGAAGAATTAAACCATAGCGAAAATTATGAGGCTATGACTTTATTTCCAAATCCGGTAACTGATTATCTTATTATCAATGGGTTGGAAGAAAGGCAGTGGAAACTGCTGGATCTTAACGGAAAATTACTTCTAAATGGAAAAAATCCTAAAATAGATGTTACTCTTCTAGCCAAAGGTGTATATCTAATACAGGTTGAAGAAAATACCTTTTATAGGTTTATAAAAAGAAATTTTTAA
- a CDS encoding CBS domain-containing protein — protein MTTDLYLVTDMEPLDINTSVVEAQQLFNNVTYSHFPVIKEEVYQGCIAETDIRCYESDKTLVHYQYALEGFYVREDANWLDILEAFAQNNSNLIPVLDHNNTYQGFFELKDIMNLFNQTPFLSEPGHILIVEKGFMDYSFSEISQIIESNSSRILGVFVSNLQNDVAQVTLKITNSDINTIVQTFRRYSYNIVSQHSEDSFLNNLKDRSKYLDKYLNI, from the coding sequence ATGACAACAGATTTATATTTAGTTACAGATATGGAACCTCTTGACATTAATACTAGTGTGGTGGAGGCCCAACAATTATTTAATAATGTTACTTACTCTCATTTTCCTGTAATCAAAGAGGAAGTTTATCAGGGATGTATTGCAGAAACAGATATTCGTTGTTATGAAAGTGATAAGACATTAGTGCATTATCAATATGCTTTAGAAGGTTTTTATGTACGTGAAGACGCCAACTGGTTAGATATTCTGGAAGCTTTTGCCCAAAATAACAGTAACCTAATACCAGTGTTAGATCATAATAACACCTATCAGGGGTTTTTTGAGTTAAAAGATATTATGAATCTCTTTAATCAGACTCCTTTTTTAAGCGAACCCGGACATATTCTCATTGTCGAAAAAGGCTTTATGGATTATTCTTTTAGTGAGATATCTCAAATTATAGAGTCTAACAGTTCTCGGATCTTAGGTGTTTTTGTTTCTAATTTACAAAATGATGTAGCCCAGGTGACCCTGAAAATTACCAATAGTGATATTAATACTATAGTACAAACTTTTAGAAGATACAGTTATAATATCGTTTCTCAACATAGTGAAGACAGCTTTCTGAACAATTTAAAAGACCGTTCTAAATATTTGGATAAATACTTAAATATATAG
- a CDS encoding alpha/beta fold hydrolase, whose product MKLYSNIFGEGHPFIILHGFLGMGDNWKTVGKKLTEKGFEVHLVDQRNHGRSPHSDQFSYDLMVQDLHQYFTDHTIQKSILLGHSMGGKTAMQFACENSNLVDQLIIADISPKYYPLHHQDILDGLQALDFNTITSRNEADQALAPFVPDAGVRMFLLKNLVRIDQKTFGLRMALDSLVTNVSEIGKKLPDYLSFKGKTLFLKGAKSSYIRKEDETLIKHHFPQADLEVISNAGHWLHAENQPEFLEKLVELVE is encoded by the coding sequence TTGAAATTATATTCGAATATTTTTGGAGAGGGACACCCTTTTATTATTCTTCATGGTTTTTTAGGAATGGGAGATAACTGGAAAACCGTAGGAAAAAAACTAACGGAAAAGGGTTTTGAAGTGCATCTGGTAGATCAACGAAATCATGGGCGAAGTCCTCATAGTGATCAATTTTCTTATGATCTTATGGTTCAGGATTTACATCAGTACTTTACAGATCATACTATACAGAAAAGTATTTTGCTAGGTCATTCTATGGGAGGAAAGACTGCGATGCAATTCGCCTGCGAAAATTCCAATCTGGTAGATCAATTGATTATTGCGGATATTTCACCAAAATACTATCCTTTACACCATCAGGATATTCTAGATGGACTGCAAGCCCTTGATTTTAATACTATTACTTCACGAAATGAGGCAGACCAGGCGCTAGCTCCATTTGTTCCGGACGCGGGAGTACGGATGTTTCTATTAAAAAACCTGGTTCGAATTGATCAAAAAACCTTTGGACTTCGGATGGCGTTGGACAGTTTAGTAACAAACGTAAGTGAAATCGGAAAAAAACTACCGGATTATCTTTCTTTTAAGGGAAAAACACTATTTTTAAAGGGAGCAAAATCCAGTTACATCAGAAAAGAAGACGAAACTTTGATCAAGCATCATTTTCCACAAGCAGATCTAGAGGTTATTTCTAATGCTGGCCATTGGTTACATGCGGAAAATCAACCGGAATTTTTAGAGAAATTAGTGGAATTAGTTGAATAA
- a CDS encoding OmpH family outer membrane protein, which translates to MKKFRTIFATCLLFIGASSFVNAQSKVAHIASQELVEAMPSFKNAKSEIEKLNKTYEAEIKNMILELQNTMKKFQGEAATQTEEENAKRAQQIQSTEKSIGDYKQNAVQDLQKKEVELMKPIYEKARTSIQKVARAQGYDYVLDSTTGTGVIMADGKDLMADVKKDLGI; encoded by the coding sequence ATGAAAAAGTTTAGAACCATATTTGCAACTTGCCTACTATTTATAGGAGCATCAAGTTTTGTAAACGCTCAATCAAAGGTTGCTCATATTGCATCTCAAGAACTTGTAGAAGCCATGCCTTCTTTTAAAAATGCAAAAAGCGAAATTGAGAAGCTTAATAAAACTTATGAAGCTGAAATAAAAAATATGATCCTTGAACTTCAAAATACAATGAAAAAATTTCAGGGAGAAGCAGCAACACAAACAGAAGAAGAAAATGCGAAAAGAGCACAGCAAATTCAATCTACTGAGAAAAGTATAGGAGACTATAAGCAAAATGCCGTACAGGATTTACAAAAGAAAGAGGTAGAGCTTATGAAACCTATTTATGAAAAAGCACGAACTTCCATTCAAAAAGTAGCTAGAGCTCAGGGATACGATTACGTATTAGATTCTACTACGGGTACGGGAGTTATTATGGCTGACGGTAAAGATTTAATGGCAGATGTTAAAAAAGACCTTGGTATCTAA
- a CDS encoding OmpH family outer membrane protein, whose amino-acid sequence MNFKRILIGFILGSCLSNTSAFAQRGIRIGYIDMDYILENVPEFNQASSELDSKVQKWKVEIETEIKAVEEMRKELNNERVLLTKELIEEREEDINFKEKEILDYQQKRFGPKGDLFLQKQRLVQPVQDQVFVAVQEIAKTGKYDFIFDKTAEPIMLFSADRHDVSDKVLLRINRASKRRQYESRKEKKQAESDEVESIDQEKVSSEREALIKERQSEREKILEQRKAQRDSLRAAKKKEFTERREKLLQLQKQRKDSIANLKNQLQNEQEAEEDN is encoded by the coding sequence ATGAATTTTAAACGTATTTTAATAGGTTTTATCCTGGGGAGTTGTTTATCTAATACATCAGCATTCGCTCAGCGAGGTATTCGGATTGGGTATATTGACATGGATTATATATTAGAAAATGTACCTGAGTTCAATCAGGCTTCTTCAGAATTAGATAGTAAAGTTCAAAAATGGAAAGTAGAGATTGAAACTGAAATCAAAGCTGTTGAAGAAATGCGTAAAGAGCTAAACAATGAGCGGGTATTGTTAACTAAAGAATTGATTGAGGAGCGTGAAGAAGATATTAATTTTAAAGAAAAAGAAATTTTAGACTATCAGCAAAAGCGATTTGGCCCTAAAGGAGATTTATTCTTACAGAAACAACGATTGGTACAACCTGTGCAGGATCAGGTTTTTGTGGCAGTACAGGAGATCGCTAAAACCGGAAAATACGATTTTATTTTTGATAAAACCGCAGAACCGATTATGTTGTTTTCCGCAGATCGACATGATGTCAGTGATAAAGTACTTTTACGTATCAACCGGGCCTCTAAAAGAAGGCAATACGAAAGCCGAAAAGAAAAAAAGCAAGCTGAGAGTGATGAGGTAGAGTCTATCGACCAGGAAAAGGTAAGCAGTGAACGAGAAGCTTTGATCAAAGAAAGACAATCGGAACGAGAGAAAATATTAGAGCAACGTAAAGCACAACGGGATTCTTTACGTGCCGCAAAGAAGAAAGAGTTTACAGAGCGAAGGGAGAAATTGCTCCAACTTCAAAAACAACGTAAAGATTCTATTGCAAACCTTAAAAACCAGCTTCAAAACGAACAAGAAGCTGAAGAAGATAATTAA